One window of the Methyloceanibacter stevinii genome contains the following:
- the dprA gene encoding DNA-processing protein DprA translates to MAGASNKSEPERRLSDAQRLSWLRLLRSENVGPATFRALVNQFGGAQAAIDALPDLSRRGGRTHAIRLCSIDDAEAELARGKRLGAHLVAHGERGYPPALAHTDGSPPLIYVKGRLELADMPIVSIVGARNGSAAGQKFTRQIANALGLEGYVIASGLARGIDTAAHNASLDAGTIAVVAGGIDVVYPPENADLQSAIGERGLLISERSPGHTPRAKDFPRRNRLISGIALGVVVIEAAQRSGSLITARMAGEQGREVFAVPGSPLDPRAAGTNNLLKQGATLVTAPEDITEALAPILGRPVGKTPRELSSNEEQEVPRPLPDIGQTERDRVIEALGPSPIDIDEIIRCTGIETRKVHIILLELDLAGRLQRHPRQLVSLIDAS, encoded by the coding sequence TTGGCGGGAGCAAGCAACAAGTCTGAACCGGAGCGGCGGCTGAGCGACGCTCAGCGGCTTTCCTGGCTGCGGTTACTGCGCAGTGAGAATGTCGGTCCGGCGACGTTCCGCGCCCTCGTCAATCAGTTCGGCGGCGCGCAAGCCGCGATCGATGCGCTTCCCGATCTTTCCCGGCGCGGCGGGCGCACCCATGCGATCCGCCTGTGCAGCATCGACGATGCCGAGGCCGAACTTGCACGCGGAAAACGCCTTGGCGCGCATCTCGTCGCCCATGGAGAACGCGGCTACCCGCCGGCACTGGCCCATACGGACGGCTCTCCACCGCTCATCTATGTCAAGGGGCGGTTGGAACTCGCGGACATGCCGATCGTCTCCATCGTGGGCGCGCGGAACGGATCGGCTGCAGGGCAGAAATTCACGAGACAAATCGCCAATGCACTCGGACTTGAAGGCTATGTCATCGCGTCGGGATTGGCGCGCGGGATCGATACCGCCGCGCACAATGCCAGCCTCGACGCCGGCACCATCGCGGTCGTGGCGGGCGGCATCGACGTGGTCTACCCGCCGGAGAACGCCGACCTCCAATCGGCAATCGGCGAACGCGGACTGCTCATCAGCGAGAGGTCGCCGGGCCATACGCCGCGCGCAAAGGATTTTCCGCGCCGGAACCGACTGATATCGGGCATCGCGCTCGGCGTGGTGGTGATCGAGGCGGCACAGCGCTCCGGATCGCTCATCACGGCCCGCATGGCTGGAGAGCAAGGACGCGAAGTCTTCGCCGTGCCGGGTAGCCCACTCGACCCGCGCGCCGCCGGCACGAACAACCTCCTGAAACAAGGCGCCACGCTGGTTACCGCGCCGGAGGACATCACCGAGGCGCTCGCGCCGATCCTCGGGCGCCCTGTCGGCAAGACACCGCGCGAACTGTCCTCCAACGAGGAGCAGGAAGTGCCCCGCCCGCTGCCCGACATCGGTCAGACCGAGCGCGACCGCGTGATCGAGGCCCTCGGGCCAAGTCCGATCGATATTGACGAGATCATTCGCTGCACGGGCATCGAGACGCGGAAGGTCCACATCATCTTGTTGGAACTCGATCTCGCGGGACGCCTGCAGCGCCACCCGCGCCAGCTCGTATCGTTGATCGATGCGTCTTAG